A genomic window from Arvicola amphibius chromosome 5, mArvAmp1.2, whole genome shotgun sequence includes:
- the Rhov gene encoding rho-related GTP-binding protein RhoV, producing the protein MPPRELSDAEPPPLPASTPPPRRRSAPPELGIKCVLVGDGAVGKSSLIVSYTCNGYPTRYRPTALDTFSVQVLVDGAPVRIELWDTAGQEDFDRLRSLCYPDTDVFLACFSVVQPSSFQNITEKWLPEIRTHNPQAPVLLVGTQADLRDDVNVLIQLDQGGREGPIPQPQAQGLAEKIRACCYLECSALTQKNLKEVFDSAILSAIEHKARLEKKLNAKGVRTLSRCRWKKFFCFV; encoded by the exons ATGCCGCCGCGGGAGCTGAGCGACGCCGAGCCACCGCCTCTCCCAGCCTCGACCCCTCCTCCGCGGCGGCGCAGCGCACCTCCGGAGCTGGGCATCAAATGCGTGCTAGTGGGCGATGGCGCGGTGGGCAAGAGCAGTCTCATCGTCAGCTACACCTGCAATGGGTACCCCACGCGCTACCGGCCCACGGCACTGGACACCTTCTCCG TGCAAGTCCTGGTAGATGGAGCCCCTGTGCGAATCGAGCTCTGGGATACCGCAGGGCAG GAGGACTTTGACCGGCTTCGCTCCCTCTGCTACCCAGATACTGATGTCTTTCTGGCTTGCTTCAGTGTGGTGCAGCCCAGCTCCTTCCAAAACATCACAGAAAAATGGCTGCCGGAGATCCGCACTCACAACCCCCAAGCCCCTGTGTTGCTGGTGGGCACTCAGGCTGATCTGAGGGACGATGTCAATGTACTAATTCAACTGGACCAGGGAGGCCGGGAGGGCCCAATACCCCAACCCCAGGCCCAGGGTCTGGCGGAGAAAATCCGGGCCTGCTGCTACCTTGAGTGTTCAGCCTTGACACAGAAGAACTTGAAGGAAGTGTTTGACTCGGCCATTCTCAGTGCCATTGAACACAAAGCCCGCCTAGAGAAGAAACTGAACGCAAAAGGTGTGCGCACGCTCTCTCGCTGCCGCTGGAAGAAGTTCTTCTGCTTTGTTTGA